The Henckelia pumila isolate YLH828 chromosome 2, ASM3356847v2, whole genome shotgun sequence genome includes a window with the following:
- the LOC140877839 gene encoding uncharacterized protein — MQAVNFLLEGSARKWWRFTYAALVFNRGTVTWAKFCRMFRELYFPPAVRQSKANELMNLKQGNMTIDDSESKYDLFLQGLNLEIHDQDQVQDLVEVCSILRRRRVSARSVKGVIPQTIVVEQLVGGSASGSSSQALVPQKRSGQSVGSTNQRPNVPGQVFDQVQKENEEVIANTFILCGIPIFVLIDTELLWIVIKRLFSFFPVEGDNWFFYGERVLLVMPMVSALRACQALETGEEDYFIYVIDISTVSKTVEELPVVCENPKFFPDKIPGFPLVREAEFEIELVPRMVPISRSPYRLALAEMNELQQQLHDLLDKGYIRPSVSPWGALVLFVKKKDCSMHLCIDYRKLNQATVKNKYHVPQIDDLFDQLQGTFVYSKIDLRLGYHQLHSKCEHFEDSVSYQCEQSFDELRKRLTTVPVLALPSGLGGYVVFTDASLQGLGCVLTQNGHVIAYASRQLKTHKWNYPAELNMRQCYWMDLLNYYDCEIKYHRGTANPVADALSRKASLPIRASALVLRTCSAAALFEALQLFCFMSRAQHY; from the exons ATGCAGGCTGTTAACTTTCTTCTGGAAGGGAGTGCTCGCAAATGGTGGAGATTCACTTATGCTGCTTTGGTATTTAATCGAGGCACAGTCACTTGGGCCAAATTCTGTAGAATGTTTAGagaactgtattttcctccagcagtcCGACAGTCAAAGGCTAACGAGCTGATGAACTTGAAGCAGGGCAACATGACCATTGACGA CTCAGAATCCAAGTATGATCTATTCCTGCAGGGCCTTAACCTGGAGATTCATGATCAG gatcaggttcaggatctggtGGAGGTGTGTTCCATTTTGCGAAGAAGAAGGGTTAGTGCGAGAAGTGTGAAGGGCGTCATCCCACAGACCATTGTCGTGGAGCAg TTAGTTGGAGGATCAGCATCTGGCTCGAGTTCTCAAGCCTTAGTTCCGCAGAAGCGATCAGGACAGTCTGTTGGGAGTACCAACCAAAGGCCAAATGTTCCAGGCCAAGTCTTTGATCAGGTTCAGAAAGAGAATGAGGAGGTTATCGCAAATACATTTATTTTGTGTGGAATTCCTATTTTTGTTCTCatagatactg agctactgtggattgttatcaaaaGGTTGTTCAGTTTTTTTCCGGTTGAGGGCGAtaattggtttttctatggtgagagaGTGTTACTAGTTATGCCTATGGTTTCAGCTCTGAGGGCTTGTCAGGCTTTAGAGACGGGTGAGGAAGACTACTTTATCTATGTGATTGATATATCCACAGTGAGCAAGACTGTAGAGGAGTTACCAGTAGTTTGCGAGAACCCAAAATTTTTTCCGGATAAGATTCCAGGGTTTCCTTTAGTTAGAGAAGCCGAGTTCGAGATTGAACTTGTGCCAAGGATGGTACCTATTTCTCGTtcaccttatcgtctagcactaGCAGAGATGAATGAGTTGCAGCAGCAGTTGCATGATTTGTTGGataagggatacatccgaccgagcgtttcaccttggggagcgcTAGTTctttttgtcaagaagaaggattgTTCTATGCATCTTTGTATcgattataggaagttgaatcaagcgacagtaaagaacaagtatcatgTACCAcaaattgatgatttgtttgaccaacTTCAGGGTACCTTCgtgtattctaagattgatttgaggttagggtatcatcagttgcatTCGAAATGCGAACATTTTGAAGATAGCGTTTCGTACCAA TGTGAACAGAGCTTTGACGAGTTGAGGAAACGATTGACTACCGTGCCTGTACTTGCATTACCTTCTGGACTTGGAGGCTATGTGGTTTTCACCgatgcatctcttcaagggttgggCTGTGTGCTGACACAGAATggacatgtgattgcctatgcttctagacagttgaagaccCACAAATGGAATTACCCA gcagagctgAACATGCGACAATGTTATTGGATGGATCTTCTCAATtactatgattgtgagattaagtaccatcgaGGTACTGCGAATCCAGTGGCAGACGCACTTAGCCGGAAG GCATCGCTTCCAATTAGAGCCTCAGCTCTTGTGCTTCGTACCTGCAGTGCTGCAGCTCTGTTTGAGGCGTTGCAACTTTTTTGCTTCATGTCCAGGGCGCAACAttattga